DNA from Abditibacteriota bacterium:
CCGGCCACAGTCGAGAGAGCAATAAAGCGCCCGGGAAGGCGTCCCCGTCGGTCGCGGGATCGACCGACGGGGACCAAACAACACATGCATCGGCAGGCGCGCAGCGCCTGCCGATGCATTCGATCTCTCCGACAGAACCGCGAGCCCCTGTCTGACGGCGGAGAAATGGCGCAGGTGTGCTATAATATAGAAAACGGCATCGCCAAGGAGAACGCAATGACTATCGAAACCCAGGAAATACTCGAGCTGACCTTTCGGGCCGAAGCTCCTCACTCCGATCCCTTTTGGGACGTCACTCTGGACATAGAGGCCTCGTCTGCCGCGGGCACGCGGCTCTTTCCCTGCTACTGGGCGGGAGGCGATCTGTGGAAGGCCCGCATAGCCTTTCAGGAGCCAGGCCCTTATAGCCTGAAGACCGTGTGCTCCAACCCTGCGGACAAGGGGCTTCACGGCCTTTGCTTTGAAGCCGAGGCAGTCCCCTACTCGGGCATTGACCCTCTGAAAAGGCACGGCCGCCTGAAGGCGTCGGCCGACCGGCGCCGGCTGGAGTTTGCCGACGGCACGCCCTTTTTCTGGCTGGGGGACACCTGGTGGATGGGCCTGACGGGGCGGCTCGGGTTCCCGGGCGACTTTTTGACTCTGCTGTCGGACAGAGTCAAAAAGGGCTTCACACTGGTGCAGATCGTCGCCGGCATATATCCGGACATGGACGAGTTTGACCCCAGAGGGGAAAACGAAGCGGGCAACCCCTGGACGCCGGGCAACGAGACCATAGATCCCGACTACTTTCTGTATATGGACAGGCGCATCGACGCCCTGCTGGCTGCCGGCCTTGTCCCCTGCATAGTGGCCTGCTGGGGCTACTACGCCGACATCCTCGGCTTTGACAGGCTGTCGCGCTATTGGCGGTATCTCATAGCCCGCTACGGAGCCGCCAACGTGATCTGGTGCCTGGCGGGAGAAGCCACCATGCCCTGGTACGGATATCACACCGATCCGGAGGAGTTCGAACAGCGCCGGCAGAGCCAGAAGGACTTCTGGAGCCGGATGGCGCGATACGTGAGAGCCGCGGACCCCTACGGCACACTGACCACCATACACCCCAGCGCAGCGAGCAGAGAATGCGTGGAGGACCCCGCCTCCATCGACATCGAGATGCTCCAGTCGGGGCATGAGAGCTCCTTTTCATACAACTATTCCCTGGAGCTCATAGACAAATCCCTGAAGGCAGAGCCCCGGATGCCGGTGGTGCAGTCGGAAGTGTGCTACGAAGGCATATGCGAAGGCAACCGGCAGGAGGCCCAGAGGCAGCTGTTTTGGAGCAACATGCTGTCCGGGGCGGCGGGCTACACCTACGGAGCCAACGGCATCTGGCAGCTGAACGCGCCGGAATGGCCCTACGGACCCTCGCCCCACGGCGCCAGCTGGGGCACGGACTTCTGGCAGGACGCCATGAACTACAGGGGCTCGTCGGAGCTGGGGACCGGCAAAAGGATACTGGAAAAATACTCCTGGCACCGTCTCAGGCCGGACAGCAGCCTGGCCACGCCCCACAGGCAGACGGTGGAAGCCGATCTCTGCTTCGGAGCTGCCTGTGAGGACACCCGGGTGTTTTATCTGCCCCGGTTCTGCCCCGTCCCCACCTTCCACAGGCTCACTCAGGAATGGGAAGGCATACTGGTGAATCCCTCCGACGGCGCGGAGCAGCCCCTGGATCCCATCGTTCCCGACGAAAAGGGCGACTGGCTCTTTTGCTGCGGCGGGCTGCACGTGCTGCCCGTCATGCGGGACTGGGTAGTGGTCCTGAAAAAGAAATAAGACCAAGGCCGGAGCCCCGGGCTCCGGCCTTGGTCATTCCGCCTGTTTACTTCTTTTCCTCTATGGTGATGAGGCAGGACGAATGTCCTTTTTGCCTTATGATCTCAAAGCCCTTCATGAGCGAAGAGCCCTTTTTCTCCCATTCTTCTCCCGTATCCACGTCTGTCAGCAGATAGGTCTTGTCTTTTTTCAGGTCCCTGAGGCGCACAGTCACGGAGTTCCGGGGGCAGTCGTCCCGGCGGAAGGCCAGCAGTATGCCCCGCTTTTCTTCGGGCTTGTAAAACTCAAAGGCGGTCCAGATATCGTTGCCCAGACCGTAAGGGGTCAGGGCGTAATAGTCCCCGTCCAGACAGGGAGCCACGATGTTTTTCTGCTCGGAGGTGAACTTGCGCAGCAGGTCATAGTCCACCACGCTGTTTTTGATCTGCTCGGCGTTGCCTCCCAGATACTGCAGGGTGAGAGGGTCGTATTCCTTGTCGCCCTTGCGCACGTCCCACAGGCAGTTGAACAGGTTGACGCAGATGCTCCGCAGCTGATAGAGGTCTGTGACCGAGGCGCAGTGGCCGTCAAAGGGTATCCAATAGTTGATGCCGTAGGTATGGTTTTGTGTCCCCACCGGCTCGTGGAGATAGTCGCTGCGGTGCAGGGGCACGCTGCGGCGCATGGTCTCCAGATCGTTGCGTCGGCCGCCGGAAGCGCAGCTGTCAATGAGCATGCCGGGGAACCGCTCCAGGAGAGCGTCCCAGAAGGCCAGATAGCCGGTGATGTATTTGATCTCGGTGACGCCGCTTCGGCCCCGTTCGTCATTTTGTCTCCAGAAGGCCAGAGGGTCTATGTTG
Protein-coding regions in this window:
- a CDS encoding DUF4038 domain-containing protein, which translates into the protein MTIETQEILELTFRAEAPHSDPFWDVTLDIEASSAAGTRLFPCYWAGGDLWKARIAFQEPGPYSLKTVCSNPADKGLHGLCFEAEAVPYSGIDPLKRHGRLKASADRRRLEFADGTPFFWLGDTWWMGLTGRLGFPGDFLTLLSDRVKKGFTLVQIVAGIYPDMDEFDPRGENEAGNPWTPGNETIDPDYFLYMDRRIDALLAAGLVPCIVACWGYYADILGFDRLSRYWRYLIARYGAANVIWCLAGEATMPWYGYHTDPEEFEQRRQSQKDFWSRMARYVRAADPYGTLTTIHPSAASRECVEDPASIDIEMLQSGHESSFSYNYSLELIDKSLKAEPRMPVVQSEVCYEGICEGNRQEAQRQLFWSNMLSGAAGYTYGANGIWQLNAPEWPYGPSPHGASWGTDFWQDAMNYRGSSELGTGKRILEKYSWHRLRPDSSLATPHRQTVEADLCFGAACEDTRVFYLPRFCPVPTFHRLTQEWEGILVNPSDGAEQPLDPIVPDEKGDWLFCCGGLHVLPVMRDWVVVLKKK